A stretch of the Duncaniella dubosii genome encodes the following:
- a CDS encoding WYL domain-containing protein produces MSRNLLARYIWLIDTIRRYGAITREKLNELWMLSPYSDGNPLPRRTFYNYRTAIEELFNINIECNPTTYEYYIDSGDSHQASVTDWLLNSAAMSNVLSSVRDVSERIFLEDVPSARLYLSQVISALREQLQLHFTYRPYTRVNPTRDVVIEPYFLKIFKQRWYVTGLNIRDKIIKTYALDRMEDVAIGSEKFTIAPDFDAENFVKDSFGIVFTQADPHDVLIRANTRRAKYMRALPLHHSQREEIHDSFSDFHYRLRLTPDFVQEILSLGPDVKVISPPELKAMVTEALHSALDQYGLK; encoded by the coding sequence ATGTCACGCAACCTGCTCGCCCGCTATATATGGCTCATCGATACCATCAGACGCTATGGTGCGATTACACGCGAAAAGCTCAACGAACTTTGGATGCTGTCGCCCTACTCTGACGGAAACCCATTGCCAAGAAGAACTTTCTATAACTACAGAACCGCAATCGAGGAACTTTTCAACATCAACATCGAGTGCAATCCGACCACATACGAATATTATATCGATTCCGGTGACTCTCATCAGGCAAGTGTCACAGACTGGCTGCTTAATTCGGCAGCGATGAGCAATGTGCTTTCATCTGTGAGGGATGTGTCTGAACGAATTTTTCTTGAGGATGTCCCCTCCGCCCGGCTATATCTGTCGCAAGTGATTTCGGCTTTGCGCGAACAGCTTCAGCTCCATTTCACTTACCGGCCATACACACGTGTCAATCCGACACGCGATGTCGTGATCGAGCCTTATTTCCTGAAAATATTCAAACAGCGTTGGTATGTCACCGGCCTGAATATCCGCGACAAGATAATAAAGACATACGCGCTTGACCGAATGGAAGACGTGGCCATCGGAAGCGAGAAGTTCACAATCGCGCCCGACTTCGATGCAGAAAATTTCGTTAAAGACTCATTTGGCATTGTGTTCACTCAGGCTGACCCACACGATGTGTTGATACGCGCAAATACACGACGGGCCAAATACATGAGGGCGCTTCCTCTACATCATTCACAGCGTGAGGAAATCCACGATTCATTTTCCGATTTTCACTATCGGCTGCGCCTGACCCCTGACTTTGTGCAGGAAATCCTTTCGCTCGGCCCTGATGTCAAGGTGATATCTCCGCCGGAGCTTAAGGCTATGGTGACTGAAGCCCTGCATTCAGCCCTTGACCAGTATGGATTAAAATAA